In Phormidium ambiguum IAM M-71, one genomic interval encodes:
- a CDS encoding ribonuclease R family protein, with translation MEFSIATLLSNFPDEKLVAAKVLEKKLGCTDEPSLRKLQIVLDALEKVGVLVKERGKYRRVFEPGIVEAKLRCSSKGFCFAIQNVEGAADIYVRESHLSTAWNGDRVLVKITKEGNRRRSPEGEVKLILERANPSVLARVKQSMDSTGKVIYKAVPLDDRLLFELDLVPNGENLNEAIDHLVHAEIVRYPLASYPPMGRVAQILGSDAEAAADIDIVCCKHDLPRKFSPNVLSSLEKFSSKISKTELKNRLDLRHLITLTVTPVAGAYIDAKTLLVEQAFTLEKIEGDLWRIGIHITDIAHHVPIDSPVDREAQRRGRSTHLGDTILPMLPEPLLAHCSLLPGQNHLAVSVLLSLSNDGEVVEFEIQKSVIQVDFQLTESQAQAILLRHHTNLDLTEENLEELSPVFATLDQLFVLSQTIRENRLERGSFELNLPLVESQFSDEGIADSAIALPNHPAQSMVRELMILVNQIVGSHLVALGVPSIYRIQAAPDPDDAVELHKLASNLEIDLQLENEDAVTPFDFQKYIEDFSQSRAEKVLNSLLQSTLRPSVYSTNSGSHFSLALSGGYTHFVSPARRYVDLTVQRILMLVFEEGRDRRSTRVKEKVNLHHSSCHGEINWNVLPPNVQEELEERLTALIVPLNEREKEVQEAETDLAGLKKAELMKERTGEIFQGVITGVQSYGFFVEMEVAVANGTPFYPEGLVHVSSLKDDWYEYRSRQEALVGRKNRKQYRLGDRVEVQVKSVDYYRQQIDLVTVGSEIAIDDDERDDYPFPNFDDE, from the coding sequence ATGGAATTTTCAATCGCTACATTACTTTCTAATTTTCCCGATGAAAAATTGGTAGCTGCCAAAGTGTTGGAGAAAAAACTGGGTTGTACTGATGAACCTAGTTTACGTAAATTACAAATTGTCTTGGATGCCTTAGAAAAAGTTGGCGTTTTAGTCAAGGAAAGAGGCAAATATCGACGGGTTTTTGAACCGGGAATAGTAGAAGCAAAACTTCGGTGTTCCAGCAAGGGCTTTTGTTTTGCGATTCAAAATGTGGAAGGGGCAGCGGATATTTATGTGCGGGAAAGTCATTTAAGTACGGCTTGGAATGGCGATCGCGTTTTGGTAAAAATTACCAAGGAAGGCAACCGCAGGCGCAGCCCTGAAGGGGAAGTTAAATTAATTTTAGAACGTGCCAATCCTAGTGTTTTAGCTAGGGTAAAACAAAGCATGGATTCTACAGGAAAAGTAATTTACAAAGCGGTTCCTTTAGACGATCGCTTATTGTTTGAACTTGATTTAGTTCCCAATGGCGAAAATTTAAACGAAGCGATCGATCATTTAGTACACGCAGAAATTGTTCGCTATCCATTAGCGTCTTATCCGCCAATGGGTAGAGTCGCCCAAATCCTTGGTAGCGATGCAGAAGCAGCTGCGGATATTGATATTGTTTGCTGTAAACATGACTTACCTAGAAAATTTTCTCCCAACGTACTCTCATCTTTGGAAAAATTTTCTAGCAAAATTAGCAAAACAGAATTAAAAAATCGTCTCGATTTACGTCATTTAATTACTTTAACCGTTACCCCTGTAGCTGGTGCTTATATTGACGCAAAAACTTTACTGGTAGAACAAGCTTTTACCTTGGAAAAAATTGAGGGAGATTTGTGGCGAATCGGGATTCACATTACTGATATAGCCCATCACGTACCAATAGATTCTCCTGTCGATCGGGAAGCGCAAAGACGCGGTAGATCGACACATTTAGGTGACACAATCTTGCCAATGTTGCCTGAACCTTTGCTAGCTCATTGTTCTTTATTACCTGGACAAAATCATCTAGCTGTTTCTGTACTACTTTCTTTATCTAATGATGGTGAAGTAGTAGAATTTGAAATTCAAAAGAGTGTGATTCAAGTAGATTTTCAATTAACGGAATCTCAGGCGCAAGCAATTCTTTTACGTCACCATACAAATTTGGATTTAACCGAAGAGAACTTAGAAGAATTATCTCCGGTATTTGCCACTCTCGATCAACTGTTTGTTTTGAGCCAAACGATTAGAGAAAATCGCTTAGAACGGGGAAGTTTTGAATTAAATCTTCCCTTAGTTGAAAGCCAATTTAGTGATGAAGGAATTGCTGATTCAGCGATCGCTCTGCCTAATCACCCCGCTCAGTCAATGGTTCGGGAATTAATGATTTTAGTAAATCAAATTGTCGGTAGTCATTTAGTAGCTTTAGGAGTGCCAAGTATTTACCGCATTCAAGCAGCACCCGATCCAGATGATGCAGTTGAATTGCATAAATTAGCTAGCAATTTAGAAATAGATTTGCAATTGGAAAATGAAGATGCTGTCACACCTTTTGATTTTCAAAAATACATTGAAGATTTTTCTCAATCTAGAGCGGAAAAGGTTTTAAACTCGTTGTTACAGTCAACTTTAAGACCTTCTGTTTACAGCACTAATTCTGGTTCCCATTTCAGTTTGGCTTTGTCCGGTGGTTATACACATTTTGTTTCTCCAGCTAGACGTTATGTAGATTTAACAGTGCAAAGAATACTCATGTTAGTCTTTGAGGAAGGACGCGATCGCCGCAGTACCAGAGTCAAAGAAAAAGTGAATCTACATCATAGTTCCTGTCACGGAGAAATCAATTGGAACGTTTTACCACCTAATGTTCAAGAAGAATTAGAAGAACGATTAACAGCATTAATTGTGCCATTAAATGAACGCGAAAAAGAGGTACAAGAAGCTGAAACAGATTTGGCTGGATTGAAAAAAGCTGAATTGATGAAGGAACGGACGGGAGAAATTTTCCAAGGCGTAATTACTGGTGTCCAATCTTACGGTTTCTTCGTGGAAATGGAAGTTGCAGTGGCTAATGGTACGCCTTTTTATCCTGAAGGTTTAGTTCATGTATCATCCCTAAAAGATGACTGGTATGAGTATCGTTCTCGCCAAGAAGCACTTGTCGGACGCAAAAATCGTAAACAATATCGGTTAGGCGATCGCGTAGAAGTACAAGTAAAAAGTGTAGATTATTATCGTCAACAAATAGACTTAGTAACTGTTGGCAGTGAAATTGCGATCGACGATGATGAACGTGATGATTATCCATTTCCCAATTTTGATGATGAATAA